Genomic segment of Populus nigra chromosome 6, ddPopNigr1.1, whole genome shotgun sequence:
TTCTTGTGGGTAGGAGGAGAGGGAAcataatttccttttcttctctcttttgtaTCTTTACTTAGTactctttccttttttagtttattcttGCTGTTAAGTAGTTGCTTCAATGCTAGTAAAATGTTTGATCAAGTTTTTTATCCTAAGAACTAAATGATTAAGATATAATTGTCTTTCTGTGGTGctgttttttgttggttttggaTTATATTGGATGATTTTTGACAGGTAGCAGGCCTCCAACAGATTCTAGTGAGGAAAAAGCCATTGTCCTTTACAAGGTAATAATTGGCCACAAAATAATCCTGATCACATTATGAGTTTttggcattttctttttctaattgcaTCCCTTTGCTTCCTGGCAGCCTGGTTCACATCCACCAGAAGGAAATGGGTCGACTGTGCAGGAAGGAAATTCCAAGTATGTATCCTAGTACCTTGAGTAACTGGATAGTGAACAAGAAATTCACAAACTTCATTGCTGTCATGAGTGACAAATAACAAGATTATGATGAAAAAGAAGTCAAAAATTTGGTTTGTCTATACCAGGGTTCAGCTTCTGAAAGTTCTGGAGACACGAAAAACTTCACTGCAGAAAGAGCAGGGCATGGCCTTTGCACGTGCTGTAGCTGCTGGTTTTGACATTGACCACATGGCACATTTAATGTCATTTGCTGAAAGTTTTGGAGCCTTACGCTTGATGTAAGTAGCTTTCTTTATACACATCATTCtctctattttgttttcatgttggCCTCAAATTGGTCTGTGGTATATCTATATTTCTTAGAGGATAATCTCTATTGTGGTTTCATTCATCAATGTCAACAGGGATGCTTGTGTAAGATTTATGGAAttatggaaaagaaaacatgaaactGGCCAGTGGGTTGAAATTGAAGCAGCTGAAGCAATGTCTAGCAGGACAGATTTTTCAGCCATGAATGCGTCAGGCATCGATCTTTCTAATACAATCAACAAGCAGTGGCCCGAAACTCCTGATAGTAATAGGAAAGCAGGTGTTGACCCAAATGCAGGTATGAACCTAAAATGTAAGAAGTTCCCTAAAAAAGAAGAGTTACTCTATTATCATTGCCACTCAAATGCATGTCTCGCTATCTGATGGAAATTAAATGTCACGGGGTGTGGGAAAGGAGTGCAACTAATCTGATCTAAGGAACCCACTTAAGGAGTGGAAAACACTAAGAAAAGACCACAACCTTACTATCACCTAAAACAAGCAACTGAATGTAATCTGCCTGGCTGGCTAACTTCAAGGGCTCATGGATATGCATTGTCAAAGATTGGAGGAATTCTACTCCTCAGCAATGCCTCCTCAAATTATCAGAACGTGTATAGGTCTGTGCAAAGATGATacctttattttatcttgtgaCTTTTAGTTAGATTCCTAAACATGTGGAATGTAGGTTCTGTTTACTTCACTTGAAGTCACTAGTGACCCAGAGTGCTTGATACTGAGCTCATTGCATGCTAGAAGGGAAATGCTATTGTCTTTTTGCTCCTGTGCgtcctttttttcttattttacagAAATGTCCTTGTATAAGAATGAAGGTGTGGCTGTTGGGGTCAACATCAATTAGGGTGTTCCAATAGCAGCTAAAAACTAGTTGAACTAAAAGACAGGCCCTCTAGGTTAAGATTTTCTTATAAGCATGCAAGACCATGAATTGTTGAACTTGGAATGTCCTTGTTGTACTTATTTGTGGCATTATATTCCATttatgtctttgttttcttcaaaaattcaattgaagatGATTTTCGACCAATCTGCTAGATGAGAGGCCTCCAATGGATCAACAACCATCACCAGGCCAACAGGAATATTTTCAAGCCCAGTTTCCGCATCCTATGTTCCCTCCCTGGCCCATTCATTCGCCACCTGGAGCAGTGCCTGTCTTTCCAGGGTATCCAATGCAAGGCATTGCTTACTACCAGAATTATCCGGGAAATAACCCAGTTTTTCAGCCACCATATCCATCAGGTGAGGATCCTAGAATCCATGCTGGTCAAAGGATGAGGCAAAGAAGGCATTCTATGGATAGCAACACTGAAACTGAAGCTTGGGAAGTGGATGCTTTGAGAACAGGATCTCAGGATGAGGCAGAATCGGGGAAGGAAACTTCGAGAGGTCGAGGACGAGGGAGGAAGGGAAGTCATTCAGGTAAAAATAAATCAGGCATGGTTGTTATTCGGAACATCAACTACATCACTTCAAAGAGGCAGGACTCATCTGGTAGTGAATCACGATCAGCTTCTGGTTCTGAAAATGACGAGGAAGATGAAATTTTATCAGACACAGCTCCGAATGTGAAGCACAGGAACTCTCTGAGATCCGCAAAAAGGAAGGGAAGCCATACAAAATCTACAGATGAACTGAAATTATCAGATATGGCTGGAACATCTTACGGGAAGGAGGAGGATGGTGGACACTGGAAagcatttcaaaattatttgctGAAAGATGCTGATGAAGCTGAACGTGTTGTTGACCAAGGTATGTTTGCAATGGAAAAGAATGTTCGAGCAAAAAGGCGACAAAATACAATGGGTGACGATCCTTTAGTTTTTGATGGACGAGATCCAGTTGATAATCAAGAAGGGGATGTGACAGTTATGCAGAAAATTAGTGGAAACTTGACCCGCATGACTAAGGCATCAAAAGATGAATTGTTGCTATCCATAAAAATGGGTCAGCCTAATGATGATAGAAGGTTGATAAATGGTCAAATGGATCTACAGTCTGCAGAAATAGATGGGAGGAGAGGTCAATATAGGATGAATGCAAATgatgattttataattcatgGACAAGAAAACAAGTCAGGTTATAGAAGTTTAGCATCAGATCCTCTGGCTGTTAATGGATTTGAGACTGCAAAAAATGATCTAGACAGGAGGTCATCCGTCAACATGGATGATGATTCATACATAGTTTCACTAAGGTCAATGTCACTAGATCAAACTGGAACTGAGGGGAGAAACACAATCGACATGGACTCTGAGTTCCCATCAACAGTTCAGAGGACAGAGAGCTTATCTAACAGGAGCCAAGTCAAATATGAACCGGATGATTTAAGTTTGATGCCTGAGCGTCGGACAGAAAAGGGGTCAATTGGTTATGATCCTGCTTTAGATTATGATATGCAGGCTTCGCtgcataagaaaaataatgaggCTGTAGCTGGTCAAGGCTCTAAGAAGTCAGACAAGGACCGGAAATCAAAACTCATTCCAGATACTTCAGATAGGAAGAAGCCAGTAGGACCGATAAGGAAAGGAAAGCCTTCGAAGTTGAGTCCTTTGGATGAAGCAAAGGCACGTGCTGAGAGGCTAAGAACATTTAAAGCTGATCTccagaaaatgaagaaagagaagGTACTTTCCCTTGTCCTTTTAATGAGCATTCAACTCAACATTATAAGTTGGAAAACTTACTGCAGAGTGGGGTATTGATCTTGGCTCCTACCTGTGTACTTTGTATTACCATATGCACGGGTTAAATTGTATCTTCCCATTGGGGATGATTTGTCTCCTTTACCTGCTAGCTTCATTAGGAGTTATCCTCAGATTTggaatttcttctcttttcttttcaggaagaagaagagattaaACGACTGGAAGCTTTGAAGTTAGAGAGACAAAAGAGGATTGCTGCCAGAGGCAGTTCCACTACTGCTCAGTCAGCATCACAGCGAACCAGTAAACAATTGCCAATAAAGCTTTCGCCAGGCTCTCAAAGAGGATCAAAATTCAGTGATTCAGAGCCGGGATCCTCATCGCCTCTACAAAGGTTCTCCATCAAAACTGTTTCTACAGGATCGGGTGATTCTCAGAAAGTCTCTAGGTCCAGCAAATTGAGCACTGGAACAACTAGCACAGTTGGAAATAGGTTAACTCAGTCAGTATCATCATTGTCTGAACCAAAGAAAGAGAACGGTGGTGTGACACCTGATTCAAAGGCATCCGTGGCCAGGATTAGGAGGTTATCAGAGCCAAAAATAAGTAGCAGCAATCATACTTCTTCAATCAAACCACGAAACACTGAATCAGTATCAAAGCCAAAATTATCCAGTGGGGCTGACAGCAAGAAAATATCTGTACTGATGAACCATGATAAAAGCAAGGTGGCATCTCTTCCAGAACTGAAAACTAAAACCACTAAAGGACATGATGTTGTGTCTGGCAATTCAGCAGCAAAAGAAATTCCACAGAAGATGAACAAAAGTAAGTCTATTTCAACTTCTAAAAGCACTGAATTGAAACAGAATGGCAACAAAATTTCACATCATAGTGATGGGGATGACAACCCAATAATTGAGAAAACTGTTGTGCTTGAGTGTGAGAAGCCCACCATTCCCTCTGTACACGCATCAGAACAGAATATAGAAGTACAAGATGGACACTCTAATAACTATAAAATACCGGAGAAAACAGAGACTCTGGTGGATTATGCTAATTTTCGAGGGCCAGTTTCACCATTTACCATGGATGGGATTGATAGAAACCACACTGAGCATCAATTACCAAAGCACCCCGGGGTTCATGAGGTAAGTGAGTGAGAACTAGAAATGTTTATGGCTGCTTTTACTGTAGTTTATGTGAACTTGTACGGATGTGCTTTACACCTAAAAGAATTGGCATGTAAGATTGATCTTGCTGTTTTAAGACTTAGATTATGTAGGCAGTGGTTTTAAAATGACCATAGTAGCATAAAATCGGAagtatttcattttctttttgacaGTGTTGGAAATTTGTTTCATgagttgatttttattatgtaaCATCTTCTGCTCTCAGGCTGCTTCTGAGCATGCAAGTCATGCAGAGAAAGAATTACCAAAGCTTTCAAGCACTCATATTGCTGAGAAGCCCTACCCTGCCCCTTATGCTCGGGTCTCTTTTATGGAAGATCCTTGTACTGAAAATTCTGAACATGGCAAAGCAACTCCAATAAGCTTACAGACACATTCAGCAGGTGCAGAGACCATTACAGCTCatgtatttgatttaaaaagctTGAAACTAGAACAGATCCCGGAAGCATTGGAGAAGCCTCAGACAAAGGAATCATCTAAAGGGTTTAGACGATTGCTGAAGTTTGGAAGAAAGAGCCAAACTGCAGGTGAACGTAATGTAGAATTGGATAATGTTAGTTTGAATGGTTCTGAGATGGATGATAACGCCTCTTTTTCTAGTGAAGGTAAAGGCACTATACTTTTGCCCCCTGCTTTTATTCAATAGTCAAATCTGGAGTTCCTTCCATTGCTTATTAGTTCCACTGAATGTGACTATCCAGGAAAAGTTTAAATTTCAGTAAACAAATGGCCTAGAATCTTGAAATGCTTACAGCCAAGTCTAGTTTGAAAGAAACATATTTCAttcttctaaataaaaaatcattgcatCAACTTCTATATTGTCTTTGATATCTGAAATCACGCAAAAAATTTATGTGCGAACAGGAACCTGTGTGCATGTTATACATCTGTACtttattgagtttaattttttggtCGGCAAAGTGAATATCTTGAAGAAATACTTTGCAAACAGAGTAATACCAGAAATATCATAACAGTAACACAAATTGGGTATTCTCTAATTTT
This window contains:
- the LOC133697682 gene encoding COP1-interacting protein 7-like isoform X2, with amino-acid sequence MKSSTRLDSAIFQLTPTRTRCDLIICVNGKTEKIASGLAQPFLDHLKTAQDQLAKGGYSIILEPGTDAAWFTKGTIERFVRFVSTPEVLERVYNLESEILQIEKGIAIQSNNDIGLSSVEDNRAKPAECIEGSRPPTDSSEEKAIVLYKPGSHPPEGNGSTVQEGNSKVQLLKVLETRKTSLQKEQGMAFARAVAAGFDIDHMAHLMSFAESFGALRLMDACVRFMELWKRKHETGQWVEIEAAEAMSSRTDFSAMNASGIDLSNTINKQWPETPDSNRKAGVDPNADERPPMDQQPSPGQQEYFQAQFPHPMFPPWPIHSPPGAVPVFPGYPMQGIAYYQNYPGNNPVFQPPYPSGEDPRIHAGQRMRQRRHSMDSNTETEAWEVDALRTGSQDEAESGKETSRGRGRGRKGSHSGKNKSGMVVIRNINYITSKRQDSSGSESRSASGSENDEEDEILSDTAPNVKHRNSLRSAKRKGSHTKSTDELKLSDMAGTSYGKEEDGGHWKAFQNYLLKDADEAERVVDQGMFAMEKNVRAKRRQNTMGDDPLVFDGRDPVDNQEGDVTVMQKISGNLTRMTKASKDELLLSIKMGQPNDDRRLINGQMDLQSAEIDGRRGQYRMNANDDFIIHGQENKSGYRSLASDPLAVNGFETAKNDLDRRSSVNMDDDSYIVSLRSMSLDQTGTEGRNTIDMDSEFPSTVQRTESLSNRSQVKYEPDDLSLMPERRTEKGSIGYDPALDYDMQASLHKKNNEAVAGQGSKKSDKDRKSKLIPDTSDRKKPVGPIRKGKPSKLSPLDEAKARAERLRTFKADLQKMKKEKEEEEIKRLEALKLERQKRIAARGSSTTAQSASQRTSKQLPIKLSPGSQRGSKFSDSEPGSSSPLQRFSIKTVSTGSGDSQKVSRSSKLSTGTTSTVGNRLTQSVSSLSEPKKENGGVTPDSKASVARIRRLSEPKISSSNHTSSIKPRNTESVSKPKLSSGADSKKISVLMNHDKSKVASLPELKTKTTKGHDVVSGNSAAKEIPQKMNKSKSISTSKSTELKQNGNKISHHSDGDDNPIIEKTVVLECEKPTIPSVHASEQNIEVQDGHSNNYKIPEKTETLVDYANFRGPVSPFTMDGIDRNHTEHQLPKHPGVHEAASEHASHAEKELPKLSSTHIAEKPYPAPYARVSFMEDPCTENSEHGKATPISLQTHSAGAETITAHVFDLKSLKLEQIPEALEKPQTKESSKGFRRLLKFGRKSQTAGERNVELDNVSLNGSEMDDNASFSSEVHTLKNLISQDETPTAGPNQKTSRHFSLLSPFRSKSGEKKMTT
- the LOC133697682 gene encoding COP1-interacting protein 7-like isoform X1, yielding MKSSTRLDSAIFQLTPTRTRCDLIICVNGKTEKIASGLAQPFLDHLKTAQDQLAKGGYSIILEPGTDAAWFTKGTIERFVRFVSTPEVLERVYNLESEILQIEKGIAIQSNNDIGLSSVEDNRAKPAECIEGSRPPTDSSEEKAIVLYKPGSHPPEGNGSTVQEGNSKVQLLKVLETRKTSLQKEQGMAFARAVAAGFDIDHMAHLMSFAESFGALRLMDACVRFMELWKRKHETGQWVEIEAAEAMSSRTDFSAMNASGIDLSNTINKQWPETPDSNRKAGVDPNAGMNLKYERPPMDQQPSPGQQEYFQAQFPHPMFPPWPIHSPPGAVPVFPGYPMQGIAYYQNYPGNNPVFQPPYPSGEDPRIHAGQRMRQRRHSMDSNTETEAWEVDALRTGSQDEAESGKETSRGRGRGRKGSHSGKNKSGMVVIRNINYITSKRQDSSGSESRSASGSENDEEDEILSDTAPNVKHRNSLRSAKRKGSHTKSTDELKLSDMAGTSYGKEEDGGHWKAFQNYLLKDADEAERVVDQGMFAMEKNVRAKRRQNTMGDDPLVFDGRDPVDNQEGDVTVMQKISGNLTRMTKASKDELLLSIKMGQPNDDRRLINGQMDLQSAEIDGRRGQYRMNANDDFIIHGQENKSGYRSLASDPLAVNGFETAKNDLDRRSSVNMDDDSYIVSLRSMSLDQTGTEGRNTIDMDSEFPSTVQRTESLSNRSQVKYEPDDLSLMPERRTEKGSIGYDPALDYDMQASLHKKNNEAVAGQGSKKSDKDRKSKLIPDTSDRKKPVGPIRKGKPSKLSPLDEAKARAERLRTFKADLQKMKKEKEEEEIKRLEALKLERQKRIAARGSSTTAQSASQRTSKQLPIKLSPGSQRGSKFSDSEPGSSSPLQRFSIKTVSTGSGDSQKVSRSSKLSTGTTSTVGNRLTQSVSSLSEPKKENGGVTPDSKASVARIRRLSEPKISSSNHTSSIKPRNTESVSKPKLSSGADSKKISVLMNHDKSKVASLPELKTKTTKGHDVVSGNSAAKEIPQKMNKSKSISTSKSTELKQNGNKISHHSDGDDNPIIEKTVVLECEKPTIPSVHASEQNIEVQDGHSNNYKIPEKTETLVDYANFRGPVSPFTMDGIDRNHTEHQLPKHPGVHEAASEHASHAEKELPKLSSTHIAEKPYPAPYARVSFMEDPCTENSEHGKATPISLQTHSAGAETITAHVFDLKSLKLEQIPEALEKPQTKESSKGFRRLLKFGRKSQTAGERNVELDNVSLNGSEMDDNASFSSEVHTLKNLISQDETPTAGPNQKTSRHFSLLSPFRSKSGEKKMTT